A part of Leifsonia xyli subsp. xyli str. CTCB07 genomic DNA contains:
- a CDS encoding peroxiredoxin translates to MALENDTQAPDFELPNQHGQAVRLSDFRGRKAVTIVFFPLAFSGTCTGELCELRDNLALFEDHRVELLAVSVDSKFTLRAWEEHEGYGFSLLADFWPHGGIAKEYGVFLPEKGFANRATFVIDESGIIRASFITAPGRARSIDTYRTALDLLPAHVG, encoded by the coding sequence ATGGCTCTGGAGAACGACACCCAGGCTCCCGACTTCGAACTGCCGAACCAGCACGGCCAGGCCGTCCGCCTCAGCGACTTCCGGGGCAGAAAGGCGGTCACGATCGTCTTCTTCCCGCTCGCGTTCTCGGGAACCTGCACCGGCGAACTGTGCGAACTGCGCGACAATCTCGCCCTCTTCGAGGATCACCGAGTCGAGCTTCTCGCCGTCTCGGTCGACTCCAAGTTCACCCTGCGCGCGTGGGAGGAGCACGAAGGCTACGGCTTCAGCCTCCTTGCCGACTTCTGGCCACACGGCGGGATCGCCAAGGAGTATGGCGTCTTCCTGCCGGAGAAAGGCTTCGCGAACCGCGCGACCTTCGTCATCGACGAGAGCGGCATCATCCGCGCCTCTTTCATCACCGCCCCCGGCCGAGCGCGTTCGATCGACACCTACCGCACGGCCCTGGACCTCCTGCCCGCACACGTCGGCTGA
- the aceE gene encoding pyruvate dehydrogenase (acetyl-transferring), homodimeric type — MTVNDQDPYSMSNIDSDPEETAEWQESLDALVAAHGHERAREIMLSLLKRSKELHLGVPMVPTTDYINTISPENEPDFPGDEDIERRYRAWIRWNAAILVHRAQRPGIAVGGHISTYASSAALYEVGFNHFFRGQDHPGGGDQIFVQGHASPGTYARAFLEGRLSADQLDGFRQEKSHAGGGLSSYPHPRLMPEFWQFPTVSMGLGPINAIYQAQLNKYLTNRGIKDASDQHVWAFLGDGEVDEVESRGQLQVAANEQLDNLTFVINANLQRLDGPVRGNGKIIQELESYFRGAGWNVIKVIWGREWDDLLARDADGALVNLMNQTPDGDYQTYKTENGAYVRENFFGRDPRTLELVKDFSDDEVWNLKRGGHDYRKVYAAFKAAVEHKGQPTVIIAKTIKGYGLGPSFEGRNATHQMKKMTLDNLKTFRDAMRIPVTDAQLEENPYLPPYYNPGPQDEAIQYLHERRRALGGYLPERRATYTQVSLPDDSAYAIAKKGSGTQEIATTMAFVRLLKDLLRAKDFGHRIVPIIPDEARTFGMDAFFPNAKIYNPNGQHYTSVDRELLLAYKESPQGQIIHVGINEAGALAAFTNVGTSYATQGEPLIPVYVFYSMFGFQRTGDAIWAAGDQMARGFMIGATAGRTTLTGEGLQHADGHSLVLSNTNPAVVSYDPAYGYEIGHIVRSGLERMYGKSHPEPNVMYYLTVYNEPIVQPAEPENVDVDGIVRGIHKLSEGEGGGPKAQLLASGVSVPWALEAQHLLQQDWGVSADVWSVTSWGELRRDGLKAEEHNFLHPQQEKQVPYVTRKLEGAEGPFVAVTDYMHAVPDKIRPFVPGEYATLGADGFGFSDTRAAARRFFKIDGPSLVVRTLELLAAQGKVDPNAPAWAIEKYLLHDVNAGTTGTAGGDA; from the coding sequence GTGACTGTAAACGACCAGGACCCGTACTCGATGAGTAACATCGATTCGGACCCGGAGGAGACTGCCGAGTGGCAGGAATCCCTCGACGCACTGGTTGCGGCACACGGCCATGAGCGGGCTCGCGAGATCATGCTCAGCCTGCTGAAGCGCTCGAAGGAACTGCACCTCGGTGTGCCGATGGTGCCGACCACCGACTACATCAACACCATCTCCCCCGAGAACGAGCCGGACTTCCCCGGCGACGAGGACATCGAGCGCCGCTACCGAGCGTGGATTCGCTGGAACGCGGCCATCCTGGTGCACCGCGCGCAGCGTCCCGGCATCGCCGTCGGCGGTCACATCTCCACGTACGCGTCCAGCGCGGCGCTCTACGAGGTGGGCTTCAACCACTTCTTCCGCGGCCAGGACCACCCGGGCGGCGGAGACCAGATCTTCGTCCAGGGCCACGCCTCCCCCGGAACCTACGCCCGTGCCTTCCTGGAAGGCCGTCTGAGCGCCGACCAGCTCGACGGGTTCCGCCAGGAGAAGTCGCACGCCGGCGGCGGGCTCTCCTCCTACCCGCACCCGCGGCTCATGCCGGAGTTCTGGCAGTTCCCGACCGTGTCGATGGGCCTGGGGCCGATCAACGCGATCTACCAGGCGCAGCTCAACAAGTACCTCACCAACCGCGGCATCAAGGATGCGTCCGACCAGCACGTCTGGGCCTTCCTCGGCGACGGCGAGGTGGACGAGGTCGAGTCGCGCGGTCAGCTGCAGGTAGCCGCGAACGAGCAGCTCGACAACCTGACCTTCGTCATCAACGCCAACCTCCAGCGCCTCGACGGCCCGGTGCGCGGCAACGGCAAGATCATCCAGGAGCTCGAGAGCTACTTCCGCGGTGCGGGCTGGAACGTCATCAAGGTCATCTGGGGCCGCGAGTGGGACGACCTGCTCGCGCGGGACGCCGACGGCGCCCTGGTCAACCTCATGAACCAGACGCCCGACGGCGACTACCAGACCTACAAGACCGAGAACGGCGCCTATGTGCGCGAGAACTTCTTCGGTCGCGACCCGCGCACGCTGGAACTCGTGAAGGACTTCAGCGACGACGAGGTCTGGAACCTCAAGCGCGGCGGCCACGACTACCGCAAGGTCTACGCGGCCTTCAAGGCGGCCGTCGAGCACAAGGGCCAGCCCACCGTCATCATCGCCAAGACCATCAAGGGCTACGGACTCGGTCCGTCGTTCGAGGGCCGCAACGCGACCCACCAGATGAAGAAGATGACGCTGGACAACCTCAAGACGTTCCGCGACGCGATGCGCATCCCGGTCACCGACGCGCAGCTGGAAGAGAACCCGTACCTGCCGCCGTACTACAACCCGGGGCCGCAGGACGAGGCCATCCAGTACCTGCACGAGCGCCGTCGCGCGCTCGGCGGCTACCTGCCCGAGCGCCGGGCGACGTACACGCAGGTCAGCCTGCCGGACGACTCGGCCTACGCGATCGCCAAGAAGGGCTCCGGCACGCAGGAGATCGCCACCACGATGGCGTTCGTCCGGCTGCTGAAAGATCTGCTGCGCGCGAAGGACTTCGGCCACCGCATCGTCCCGATCATCCCGGACGAGGCCCGCACCTTCGGGATGGACGCGTTCTTCCCGAATGCGAAGATCTACAACCCGAACGGCCAGCACTACACGTCGGTCGACCGCGAGCTGCTGCTGGCGTACAAGGAGAGCCCGCAGGGGCAGATCATCCACGTCGGCATCAACGAGGCCGGTGCGCTGGCCGCGTTCACCAACGTGGGAACGTCGTACGCGACCCAGGGCGAGCCGCTCATCCCGGTCTACGTGTTCTACTCGATGTTCGGCTTCCAGCGCACCGGCGACGCGATCTGGGCAGCGGGCGATCAGATGGCCCGCGGCTTCATGATCGGCGCGACCGCCGGGCGCACCACGCTGACCGGCGAGGGTCTGCAGCACGCCGATGGCCACTCCCTCGTGCTCTCGAACACGAACCCCGCCGTCGTCTCCTACGATCCCGCCTACGGCTATGAGATCGGCCACATCGTCCGCTCCGGCCTCGAGCGGATGTACGGCAAGTCCCACCCCGAACCGAACGTCATGTACTACCTGACGGTCTACAACGAGCCGATCGTCCAGCCCGCCGAGCCGGAGAATGTGGATGTGGACGGCATCGTCCGCGGCATCCACAAGCTCAGCGAGGGCGAGGGCGGTGGTCCCAAGGCCCAGCTGCTCGCCTCGGGCGTCTCCGTGCCGTGGGCTCTGGAGGCCCAGCACCTCCTCCAGCAGGACTGGGGCGTGTCCGCTGATGTGTGGAGCGTCACGTCGTGGGGCGAACTGCGCCGCGACGGCCTCAAAGCGGAGGAGCACAACTTCCTGCACCCGCAGCAGGAGAAGCAGGTGCCTTACGTCACCCGCAAACTTGAGGGCGCCGAAGGTCCATTCGTCGCGGTCACCGACTATATGCATGCTGTCCCCGACAAGATCCGGCCGTTCGTCCCCGGCGAGTACGCAACGCTGGGAGCCGACGGCTTCGGCTTCTCGGACACGCGCGCCGCCGCCCGCCGGTTCTTCAAGATTGACGGCCCCTCGCTCGTCGTCCGCACTCTGGAGCTGCTCGCGGCCCAGGGGAAGGTGGACCCGAACGCCCCGGCCTGGGCGATCGAGAAGTACCTCCTGCACGATGTGAACGCGGGCACCACCGGCACCGCGGGCGGCGACGCCTGA
- a CDS encoding PucR family transcriptional regulator: MPTRPERTTSETLAWLRKISGELATTTLKRLEDTLPWYRDMPPGRRSAVGLVAQAGISSFISWFDDPRSTPWIAADVFGAAPRELLRSVSLQQTLQLIKITVEVVEERVKSSNDEPLKDSILLYSREIAFAAADVYARAAEARGLWDARLEALVVDSILTGEYDDELPSRIAALGWNGHGEVSVLVGTAPKLLDVDQLRRTARHMSADVLIGVQGSRLVLVIGRAWPSDSAPEEAIGTAPAVSFMDIAQQLEPGFGSGHLVLGHEVPSLVDASKSAKAALAGFAVAKAWRNCPRPVHANDLLPERAFAGDGLARVTLISRVYRPLQDYSTELLTTLWCYLDNGRSLEATARELFVHPNTVRYRLKRVSEVIGWDATGAREALILQAALIVGSINEPDGPRRA; the protein is encoded by the coding sequence GTGCCGACGAGACCGGAGAGGACAACGTCCGAGACCCTTGCGTGGCTGCGCAAAATCTCGGGCGAACTCGCCACGACAACGCTGAAGCGCCTGGAGGACACGCTCCCCTGGTACCGGGACATGCCCCCCGGCCGCCGCAGCGCGGTCGGCCTGGTGGCTCAGGCCGGCATCTCCTCGTTCATCTCGTGGTTCGACGACCCGCGTTCGACACCGTGGATCGCGGCCGACGTCTTCGGGGCGGCTCCTCGCGAGCTGCTCCGAAGCGTCAGCCTGCAGCAGACGCTCCAGCTGATCAAGATCACCGTCGAGGTGGTCGAAGAGCGCGTCAAGAGTTCCAACGACGAACCGTTGAAGGACTCGATCCTGCTCTACTCGCGGGAGATCGCCTTCGCCGCCGCGGACGTCTACGCCCGCGCTGCCGAGGCCAGAGGACTGTGGGACGCGCGCCTGGAGGCGCTCGTCGTCGACAGCATCCTCACCGGTGAGTACGACGATGAGCTGCCCAGCCGCATCGCCGCGCTCGGCTGGAACGGCCACGGCGAGGTGAGCGTCCTCGTCGGAACCGCACCGAAGCTGCTGGATGTCGACCAGCTGCGGAGAACGGCCCGGCACATGTCCGCCGATGTACTGATCGGGGTGCAGGGCAGCCGGCTCGTGCTCGTCATCGGCCGTGCCTGGCCGAGCGACAGCGCTCCGGAGGAAGCCATTGGCACCGCTCCCGCGGTCTCCTTCATGGACATCGCGCAGCAGTTGGAGCCGGGCTTCGGCTCCGGGCACCTCGTGCTCGGCCACGAAGTCCCGAGCCTGGTGGACGCCTCCAAGAGCGCGAAGGCCGCCCTCGCCGGTTTCGCCGTGGCCAAAGCCTGGCGCAACTGCCCCCGCCCGGTGCATGCCAACGATCTGCTCCCCGAGCGTGCATTCGCCGGCGACGGCCTTGCCCGCGTGACGCTCATCAGCCGTGTCTACCGGCCGCTGCAGGACTATTCGACCGAACTGCTCACCACACTGTGGTGCTACCTCGACAACGGCCGGTCGCTGGAGGCGACGGCGCGGGAGCTGTTCGTGCATCCGAACACCGTGCGCTACCGGCTGAAGCGTGTCTCCGAAGTGATCGGCTGGGACGCCACCGGTGCGCGTGAGGCTCTCATCTTGCAGGCCGCGCTCATCGTGGGCTCGATCAACGAGCCGGACGGGCCGCGTCGCGCCTGA
- a CDS encoding ACP S-malonyltransferase, translating to MIVILCPGQGSQTPGFLDPWLTEAPFRDQLTGISDAVGIDLVAHGTVSDEETIRNTAVAQPLIVSAGLLTLSALLADGRREKIGGIAGHSVGELTAAAGAGVLSETDAVAFVRERGAAMARAAAASPTGMSAVIGADEAELFAKLDELGLSPANNNGAGQIVVAGPLDALATLAAEPPARARVIPLRVAGAFHTRYMASAVPVLEQFAATLTTGDPTLRLWTNKDGSEVADGAEFLRLLVGQISSPVRWDLTMQAFQEAGVTGLIELSPAGALTGLAKRDLKGVPSVAIKTPEDLPAAFDLIDQAA from the coding sequence GTGATTGTCATCCTGTGCCCGGGTCAGGGCTCTCAAACCCCCGGCTTCCTGGATCCCTGGCTCACCGAAGCGCCGTTCCGCGATCAGCTCACCGGCATCTCCGACGCGGTGGGGATAGACCTCGTCGCACACGGGACGGTGAGTGACGAGGAGACCATTCGGAACACTGCGGTGGCGCAGCCACTCATCGTGTCGGCCGGTCTGCTGACGCTTTCGGCGCTGCTGGCCGATGGCCGCCGCGAGAAGATCGGCGGCATCGCGGGCCACTCGGTCGGCGAGCTGACCGCCGCCGCCGGGGCCGGAGTGCTGTCGGAGACCGACGCTGTGGCGTTCGTCCGCGAGCGCGGAGCCGCGATGGCGCGCGCCGCCGCGGCCTCGCCCACCGGGATGAGCGCCGTCATCGGAGCCGATGAGGCCGAGCTGTTCGCGAAGCTCGACGAGCTGGGCCTCTCCCCCGCCAACAACAACGGTGCGGGGCAGATCGTGGTCGCCGGACCACTCGACGCCCTGGCCACGCTCGCTGCGGAGCCGCCGGCGCGCGCCCGGGTCATCCCGCTGCGGGTCGCGGGCGCTTTCCACACTCGGTACATGGCCTCCGCTGTCCCCGTGCTGGAGCAGTTCGCGGCGACACTGACCACGGGTGACCCGACGCTGCGCCTCTGGACGAACAAGGACGGCTCGGAGGTCGCGGACGGCGCCGAGTTCCTCCGGCTGCTGGTCGGACAGATCTCCTCGCCGGTGCGGTGGGACCTCACTATGCAAGCGTTCCAGGAGGCCGGGGTGACCGGCCTGATCGAGCTGTCCCCCGCCGGTGCGCTCACCGGGCTCGCGAAGCGCGACCTGAAGGGCGTGCCCTCCGTCGCCATCAAGACGCCGGAGGACCTGCCTGCCGCGTTCGACCTCATCGATCAGGCTGCCTAG
- a CDS encoding beta-ketoacyl-ACP synthase III, protein MTQNRPTLQQSHGPQHTRILSIGAARGDLVVPNDDLVGPIDSSDEWIRQRTGIVTRTRASRGLTAVDLATEAATEAIEKSGVDPKLIDAVIVATISNPQQTPSLAAVLADRVGANPAAAYDMNAACAGYAYGIAQADALIRTGVAHYALVVGAEKLSDVVDPTDRTISFLLGDGAGAVVIGPSEYPGISKTIWGSDGSKARAVGMGSTLTEFRDGEKPWPTLRQDGQAVFRWAVWEMAKVAKQALDAAGVAPEHLAAFIPHQANMRIVDEFAKQLKLPETVAIARDIETTGNTSAASIPLATHRLLQENPELSGGLALQIGFGAGLVFGAQVVVLP, encoded by the coding sequence ATGACCCAGAACCGCCCCACGCTGCAGCAGTCGCACGGCCCGCAGCACACCCGCATCCTGTCGATCGGCGCCGCGCGCGGCGACCTCGTGGTTCCAAACGACGACCTGGTCGGCCCGATCGACTCCTCGGATGAGTGGATCCGGCAGCGCACCGGCATCGTCACGCGCACCCGCGCTAGCCGCGGGCTGACCGCCGTCGATCTCGCCACCGAGGCCGCGACCGAGGCCATCGAGAAGTCGGGTGTCGACCCGAAGCTGATCGACGCCGTCATCGTCGCGACGATCTCGAACCCTCAGCAGACGCCGTCGCTGGCCGCTGTGCTCGCCGACCGGGTCGGCGCGAACCCCGCGGCCGCATACGATATGAACGCGGCCTGCGCCGGGTACGCCTACGGCATCGCCCAGGCCGACGCGCTCATCCGCACCGGTGTCGCGCACTATGCGCTGGTGGTCGGCGCCGAGAAGCTCTCGGACGTCGTGGACCCCACCGACCGCACCATCTCCTTCCTGCTCGGCGATGGTGCGGGCGCTGTCGTCATAGGCCCGAGCGAGTACCCGGGCATCTCGAAGACGATCTGGGGCTCCGACGGGTCGAAGGCCAGAGCGGTCGGGATGGGCAGCACGCTCACCGAGTTCCGCGACGGCGAGAAGCCGTGGCCGACACTGCGCCAGGACGGGCAGGCCGTGTTCCGGTGGGCCGTCTGGGAGATGGCGAAGGTGGCCAAACAGGCTCTGGACGCGGCGGGGGTCGCTCCCGAGCACCTGGCCGCCTTCATCCCGCACCAGGCGAACATGCGCATCGTCGACGAGTTCGCCAAGCAGCTGAAGCTGCCGGAGACGGTCGCCATCGCCCGCGACATCGAGACCACAGGCAACACGTCGGCCGCATCCATCCCGCTGGCCACCCACCGCTTGCTCCAGGAGAACCCGGAGCTCTCCGGCGGCCTTGCGCTGCAGATCGGCTTCGGCGCCGGTCTGGTGTTCGGCGCCCAGGTCGTCGTGCTGCCCTAG
- a CDS encoding acyl carrier protein has product MALSTEEVLTGLAELINDETGIATETVELDKSFTDDLDIDSISMMTIVVNAEDKFDVKIPDEEVKNLKTVGDAVEFIVKAQDA; this is encoded by the coding sequence ATGGCATTGTCCACCGAAGAAGTTCTTACCGGCCTGGCCGAGCTCATCAACGACGAGACTGGAATCGCGACCGAAACGGTTGAGTTGGACAAGTCGTTTACCGACGACCTCGACATCGACTCCATCTCGATGATGACCATCGTGGTCAATGCCGAGGACAAGTTCGACGTCAAGATCCCGGACGAGGAGGTCAAGAACCTCAAGACCGTTGGCGACGCCGTCGAGTTCATCGTCAAGGCGCAGGACGCCTAA
- a CDS encoding beta-ketoacyl-[acyl-carrier-protein] synthase family protein, with protein MTKKIVITGLGASSPLGGTAPESWAALLAGESGARSLTHDWVTELELPITFAAEAKVRPSAVLERPVAKRLDPSSQFALVSAMEAWADAGSPRVAPERLGVDYATGIGGVWTLLDAWDTLRERGPRRVLPMTVPMLMPNAAAAAVSMHFEARAFARTVASACASSTESLVNAYEHLQAGLADIVITGGSESAIHPITLASFASMQALSRRNDDPATASRPYSIDRDGFVMGEGAASLVLETEKHAFARGARIYAEVVGGGVTADSYHITANDPEGRGASRAVRMALEQAGASPDEVTHINAHATSTPVGDPSEYVALREVFGDRVHSVPVSATKASTGHLLGGTGALEAVFTVLALRDRIAPPTINITEMDPAIPLQVSGESQPLGNGPQLAISNSFGFGGHNAVVAIRSV; from the coding sequence ATGACCAAGAAGATCGTGATCACCGGGCTCGGAGCGTCCTCGCCGCTCGGTGGCACCGCTCCGGAAAGCTGGGCCGCGCTGCTGGCCGGCGAGTCCGGAGCCCGTTCGCTCACCCACGACTGGGTCACCGAGCTGGAACTGCCGATCACCTTCGCCGCCGAAGCCAAGGTACGGCCGTCCGCCGTGCTCGAGCGCCCGGTCGCGAAGCGGCTGGACCCTTCCAGCCAGTTTGCGCTGGTCTCCGCGATGGAGGCCTGGGCCGATGCGGGCTCCCCCCGGGTGGCCCCGGAACGCCTCGGCGTCGACTACGCCACGGGCATCGGCGGCGTGTGGACCCTGCTGGACGCCTGGGACACGCTGCGCGAGCGCGGGCCACGCCGTGTTCTGCCGATGACCGTCCCGATGCTCATGCCGAATGCGGCCGCAGCCGCCGTCTCCATGCACTTCGAGGCGCGCGCGTTCGCCCGCACCGTCGCTTCCGCCTGCGCGTCGAGCACCGAGTCGCTCGTCAACGCTTACGAGCACTTGCAGGCCGGGCTGGCCGACATCGTGATCACCGGCGGCAGCGAGTCGGCCATCCACCCGATCACGCTCGCGTCGTTCGCCTCCATGCAGGCCCTCTCGCGCCGCAACGACGACCCCGCCACCGCTTCCCGGCCCTATAGTATCGACCGGGACGGCTTCGTGATGGGCGAGGGCGCGGCGAGCCTCGTGCTCGAGACCGAGAAGCATGCGTTCGCCCGCGGCGCCCGTATCTACGCGGAAGTCGTCGGCGGCGGTGTAACGGCGGATTCGTACCACATCACCGCGAACGACCCCGAGGGCCGCGGCGCCAGCCGGGCTGTGCGGATGGCGCTGGAGCAGGCGGGCGCCTCGCCCGATGAGGTGACGCACATCAATGCGCACGCGACGAGCACGCCGGTCGGCGACCCGTCGGAGTATGTGGCTCTGCGCGAGGTCTTCGGCGACCGCGTCCACAGTGTCCCGGTCTCCGCCACCAAAGCGTCAACGGGCCATTTGCTCGGCGGAACCGGTGCGCTGGAAGCTGTGTTCACCGTCCTCGCGCTGCGCGATCGCATCGCCCCGCCGACGATCAACATCACGGAGATGGACCCGGCCATCCCGTTGCAGGTCTCGGGCGAGTCCCAGCCGCTCGGCAACGGTCCGCAGCTCGCCATCAGCAACTCGTTCGGCTTCGGCGGCCACAACGCCGTCGTCGCCATCCGCTCGGTCTGA
- a CDS encoding acyl-CoA thioesterase — MTERLASLLAALDLTDAGARTNEDVFTGLSQWMPRGRVFGGQVLAQSIVAASRTVSGERPIHSMHGYFLRPGDVGLPITFSVDRIHDGRSFSTRRTQAHQNGLPILSMIASFQTEDAGLEHQVGMPEGVPDPETLPGSAETLEETQHPVAQYWSSQRPFDTRHITSPVYLSVEGEHVAHQAVWFRAVGDLPDDPTLHTAALAYASDYTIMESILRRHGIAWATPGLKAASLDHAMWWHRPARVDEWLLYAQESPSASGGRGLALGRIYSRDGRLVASVAQEATIRVAIE, encoded by the coding sequence GTGACCGAGCGCCTCGCATCCCTGCTGGCCGCACTCGATCTGACGGACGCCGGCGCCCGCACCAACGAGGATGTCTTCACCGGGCTCTCGCAGTGGATGCCGCGTGGACGTGTCTTCGGCGGTCAGGTGCTCGCGCAGTCGATCGTGGCGGCGAGCCGGACCGTCTCCGGCGAACGCCCCATCCACTCGATGCACGGCTACTTCCTGCGTCCGGGCGACGTCGGCTTGCCGATCACCTTCTCCGTGGACCGCATCCACGACGGCCGCTCGTTCTCGACGCGGCGCACGCAGGCACACCAGAACGGGCTGCCCATCCTGTCGATGATCGCGTCCTTCCAGACCGAGGACGCCGGTCTGGAGCACCAGGTCGGGATGCCCGAGGGGGTGCCTGATCCCGAGACGCTGCCGGGCTCGGCCGAAACGCTGGAGGAGACGCAGCACCCGGTCGCCCAGTACTGGAGCAGCCAGCGTCCATTCGACACCCGTCACATCACCTCGCCGGTGTACCTGAGCGTCGAAGGCGAGCACGTCGCGCACCAAGCAGTGTGGTTCCGCGCGGTCGGCGACCTGCCGGACGACCCGACGCTGCACACGGCCGCGCTGGCCTACGCCAGCGACTACACGATCATGGAGTCGATCCTGCGCCGCCACGGCATCGCCTGGGCGACGCCCGGCCTCAAGGCCGCGAGCCTCGACCACGCGATGTGGTGGCACCGGCCAGCGCGTGTGGACGAGTGGCTGCTGTACGCGCAGGAGTCACCGAGCGCCAGCGGCGGTCGCGGACTCGCCCTCGGGCGGATCTACAGCCGCGATGGACGGCTCGTGGCGAGCGTCGCCCAGGAGGCGACGATCCGGGTGGCGATCGAGTGA
- a CDS encoding Rieske (2Fe-2S) protein codes for MALSAIPVGGAVSASIGSTPVVVSQPTAGNVIAFSAVCTHQGCTVAPKGKEFDCPCHGSRFDASTGDALRGPARDPIKKLTASVSGDTVTVTA; via the coding sequence GTGGCGCTGTCCGCCATCCCGGTCGGGGGCGCGGTGTCCGCCTCCATCGGCTCCACACCGGTCGTCGTCTCGCAGCCGACCGCCGGGAACGTGATCGCGTTCAGCGCGGTCTGCACCCACCAGGGCTGCACGGTCGCCCCCAAGGGCAAAGAATTCGATTGCCCGTGCCATGGCTCGCGCTTCGACGCCAGCACCGGCGATGCCCTGAGAGGACCGGCACGCGATCCCATCAAGAAGCTCACGGCGTCCGTTTCGGGCGACACGGTCACGGTCACCGCCTAG
- a CDS encoding DUF2231 domain-containing protein, which translates to MEINGLPLHPLLVHFVVVLVPLAAICTVLVPIWPAARRRLGIVTPLLALLNMVLVPIVTDAGEWLQKRVPSTPLIEQHAALGRMLYPCVIAVFVFAAVQWSWFSFFDREGSPRRPPVAVRRAATVVLAAIALGLAIGSTVEMILIGEAGSRAIWENSFSPTPLPATPTP; encoded by the coding sequence GTGGAAATCAACGGGCTCCCCCTGCACCCGCTTCTGGTCCATTTCGTTGTCGTGCTCGTGCCGCTGGCTGCGATCTGCACTGTTCTCGTGCCGATCTGGCCGGCCGCCCGGCGCCGACTGGGCATCGTGACACCGCTACTCGCCCTGCTCAACATGGTCCTGGTGCCGATCGTCACAGACGCCGGCGAGTGGCTTCAGAAGCGTGTGCCGTCGACACCGCTGATCGAACAGCACGCGGCGCTCGGACGGATGCTCTACCCGTGTGTCATCGCAGTGTTCGTGTTCGCCGCCGTGCAATGGTCGTGGTTCTCCTTCTTCGACCGGGAGGGCTCGCCGAGACGACCCCCGGTGGCCGTGCGCCGGGCGGCGACCGTGGTGCTCGCCGCGATCGCGCTCGGACTCGCGATCGGCTCGACGGTGGAGATGATCCTGATCGGCGAGGCCGGTTCGCGGGCAATCTGGGAGAACTCGTTCAGCCCGACACCGCTACCGGCCACGCCGACGCCCTGA